Within Quercus lobata isolate SW786 chromosome 5, ValleyOak3.0 Primary Assembly, whole genome shotgun sequence, the genomic segment TGATACCTCAATCATCTTTTGGGAATGGGATGGTAATTAATTGGAGTTAGACATTaatatcaaataattataaGAGTGAGTGCTCttcattttagtaatttttatgcCAGACAACAAAATGGATGTCCTAAAAGCCAATTACTCTATCTAGGTGTTTTTTCATGAAGATGCTTATGTTTTCTTGCctattttcttttagtttaaaaaCAACATGGTGGTTGGATGAtgagtttattttactatttcgTAGTTAATGATGTCTTTGGAAAAATACCATTTGCTGATTTGCAGATACCAGATTACCCGTACTTGGCCTAACAACAGTTCTTAAGTTTTCCTTTGTTGCCTTGATTCTTCAATGGGGGATGCGGAAAATGCCCTTCCACCTTCAAAGAAGAGGTCTGCAGGAAGGGAACTCACTAAAGATAATGCTGGTCTCGATGATGAGGAGGATGCTCCTGAACAAGAGAGCGGAACTTTCAAGAGGGCCAGTGAGGATGTGCTAGCAACCAGAAGAATTGTCAAAGTTCGTCGAAATCAGACAACTTCGGCTCCCTCTTCCAATCCATTTGCTGGGATTAGCTTGGTTCCTCCTAAGGAGTCCAATGTAGCCTCAGCTGAGGTTACAAGTGAAGCACAAGCTGCTGGTGAGAAGACGGTTTCAGATGATGTAGATGGAGAAGATGACGCGGAAAAGGGGAATGAAAAGGGTAAAGATGAGGAGAATAAGCAGTTAGAGAGCAAAGATGATAAGGCAGGGGATGAATCTGCAGTAGATAAGGAGAACGCTGTGGAGGAGAACAGCAATATTGGGAGTGAGGCAACTGAACCGAAGATAGATAATGAACAAACTGCAAAAGAAGAGAAGACTGAAGATGAAGACAAGAAAGATGATAACAGTGAAATAGTGAATTCTGGTGCAGAAGGCACTCCTTTGAGCTCATTCCAACAGCTTTCAAGCAGCAAAAATGCCTTCACTGGTCTTGCTGGAACTGGAATATCCACTTCTACATTTTCCTTTGGGTCTATTTCAAAGGATGGGTCTGCACTTGGTACTGCTTCTGCATCACTTTTTGGGGTGAAAGATGACAAGCCTTTTGGCCTTGCTCCCTCTAATAATGGAAGTTCTTCAATTTTTGGTGCATCAGGGGCTTCCACTGCTTCAAAGAGTGAGGGAAGTGGTTTCCCATCAAAGCAGGAGGTTGTGATGGAGACTGGGGAAGAACAGGAGAGAGTGGTTTTCACTGCTGATTCCGTGATGTTTGAATTTGTTGATGGAGGTTGGAAGGAACGTGGAAAGGGAGAACTAAAGGTGAATGTCTCCACCACTGGCACGGAAAAAGCCAGACTTGTTATGCGAGCCAGAGGGAATTACAGGTTGATTTTGAATGCAAGTCTTTACCCAGATATGAAGCTCACAAATATGGAGAAGAAAGGCATCACATTTGCCTGCGTTAATAGTGCCAGTGAAGGGAAGGATGGTCTTTCTACATTTGCTTTGAAGTTCAAGGATGCTTCCATAGTGGAGGAGTTTCGAGCTGCCGTTACAGCACATAAAAGCAAGACCTCTGAAATTCTGAAGACTCCAGAGAACTCCCCCAAGGCTTCTGATGATTGAAAGTTGCTCTCTTTGATGCACAGAGAATATCATTTTCTGACGAGAAGTGTGTCCTGGTAGTAGTTGTCCTTTCTCCACACAGAAGAGAAAGTTGTTTTAGATTTCGGAAATCCTCAGTCCTTATGCAGCAGAGTTATAGAGTCCTATCCTTTTTGTTGTAGTCTAATTTCAGTCTAGTCTGCGAGAAAATACTTAATTCTGGGAAAGTCTTTGCTTCGGACTGCATAATTTGAGCTTGTAAGACATTAAATGTTGGTCAGAGTTTTATAGTTAATCCCCTAAATTTGGGATATATATTGAACTGCAATGTCATATTTTGGATTATATCTTCTTGATCCCAAAAGACAACCATGGGAAAACCCGAATTGCATTGGTTGTATAATGtcattatatatctcccttaAGTTTTATAATTCTGATATTATCGCCTTTGATGTCATTTATGTCTTTCTTCCCGTAATACTGGACCACTACATAAGGGGAACCCTCTCTAATACCAATGAGCTGCAACAGCCAGGGACTTGTATTTCATTCTCAGGTATCTCAAGTCTCTGAGAATCTGAATAATGCTTGTAACATGTCATCGAACCTGGTAactccttttatttattttctgattTTGCTCTCCATGGTGTTTCATTAGCCTTACACGGGAAAACATGTTCATTTGCTTGGAAAAGATCTCGCTAAGGAGAATCTGTTATGAACGGGATAAATAATTACTGAATATAAAAGATGATCAATTCGAGATAACCAATTTCTTGAACTTGTGAGGGAGAAAAGactttttggattaattttctaCTTGATCCTCATTAATGCATTCAATATACATAAATAGTTAAGGATGAGATAACCTCATTAATAAATCCTAAAACATAAGAACCAATCCTATCTTAAAACATAGGaattaatttgaatacaaataaataacaatactaaTCTATCTAGGAAGCCTTATTCTATTACTAAactaatttgaataatttatccAGTGCTTGGGTCATAACAGAATAACCATGCCTTTGGAGGTTTCATGAAACCGTCTCATAAAATACCCCTTTCTTTCACAATGCCTTTGATGGATATTTGATGGAAAGTTTAGTTCTGCAAATGCTAAATGACAGTTTTTGACTTGTTAGGCTGTTACAACAATACCACAATCGACAGTAGATAAGAAAAATAGCAATAACTTTATCATGATTTGGGCCATGAGTATTTAACTTCAACAGAATCACCCTCTAAAGTTGTTTGAGTCCTTCTGCAAGAGAACCAAGATCAAGGTAAAATATCAATGCACTTTATAATCATGTCCAAATGCGAGCAATGAAATTTTAAGATGTAAAAGGACAATTCATCTGTTGATTTTGAAGGATGTAAACTTAGGATTTGTGGGTGAGAATGATTTGTCAAGACAAATAGATGTACATATTCTCACAGTTATCATGGGTTATAGACATATAAGGAGAATCTATATTTATGTTGAGAGAAAAATAGGGAAAAAGCACCCCAAGATATaagttttaatatattttggccaattttatacttatataataataaaataaaataaaactacacTGATCAAAATCCATTATtcattatataaattataaccTGTCATTAACTCTCATAAAactcacaaacacaaatcaaCAAATCTCCCATAACGCATAGATTGAATTTTATCTTCCAATTCTCACATACATAATAAACattataataacaattaattataaaaaaaaaaggttatagtACCACtctatttattaaattcatacgtccttatttcttttttctttttataaattataagaccacttttaaatatattttttttaaaatcactcTCAACAAGAACAATTAcaccttattattattcttgtaatAATTTGGCATTCTAAATCAATAAGAAAAgcttcaaaattattttctaatggGTTATACTTAACAAATTGTTAGCTCCAACTTATGAGGTGTCTTTACCCGTATATTTTTAAGCACTTTCTTTgcacaaattttaatttgttacctTGATACATGTAACCACACTCACATGAATGCGGGTCACACATGTGATACTTAACACCAAATACCATTTCCTTTGCACCCTTGTTTGTGGGGAGGTTGCAATCATTTCAAGTACATTCTATGCAAATCTCACTCTTTTTTGTCCATCATAATATTTCCTTAGTTGATTTAACTAAATTATCTATTATACTTTCTGTTAAACCATGTACTAACATGCAAGCCACTTtttgttggggagataaacaccttaGGGAGCttccttgaataattaatataacatatagagacactttaacccaaaaggcctaagcccaatgggtatgtgctcaattatgctATATTAACCACTTatttttctcatctttattcaatgtgggacttcactcacacgtgtaacccaacaatctccccctcacgtGTGTGTCTGCCTCTCTATAAGGTTCAAGACCTCTCTGTGGGCCATAAACAAGTCCTTCTCACTCCCCCTTGCTAATGGGCCTTTCACTTCATCAACGCGTCATCCATGGGTCTCTCGTACGCCATCCATGAGAACGCATGTCAACCCCGCACGCACATCCATGGGAACCTCGCACGTCCATTTCCATGGAAACCTTGCATCACACCATTATTTAGCACCATTAGCAATATtcatttgttggttttttttttttttttttttttttttttttttttttttttgtgtgtgtgtgtgcaaggTAGGGACCATGAACACCTCACCACCTTTGCCACACACTACCATGGGCTCTACCacttgttggggagataaacaccttaggaagctttcttgaataattaatataacatatagagacacactttaacccaaaaggcctaagcccaatggatatgtgctcaattatgttatattaaccactcattgttcttatctttattcaatgtgggacttcactcacacgtgtaacccaacacTTTTAACTGCACATGTCTCACCAGTTAACTTGTATAAACTGTTTgaaagttctctctctctttgtcatCATAAAAGCACCTTGTAGATAAATACCACATCCAACATTTGTAAATTACACAAATATCCCTCAAACTTTCAACAATTACACAGATGCTCCTCCAATTTCCACTTTATAAATTTCCCAAATTACCAAAGCACCTCCAAAAATTAGCAAGATACCCAAAACCTACCCAAGTTACAAAAATACTCCTTCAAcacttaaaattaccaaaataccccatagCACTCGAAAAATTGTTGGAATACACCGAAACatataaaattaccaaatcACCCCAAACTTCTTTCAAATATCCAAAATACCTCTAAGGGGCACTAGAAAACATCATGAGGCTCACAAAGTAGATCTCAAGGGTCTAATCAAAATAGTGCAACCTGAAGATGGAACTCCCCCCTCTTCAAAACTAGAGTAAGCCTAATAGTAGACTATTCAGTTCAAGTATGTAAGTGAGCCTTAGGCACATCCAAATATTGGATCCCAGTCAAGATAATTGCTGTTAAAGTGTCCGATTATAGTCAAGTCAGGTTATCAGGGTCATGCTTTTCATATTGTCaagtaaccttttttttttttaagaaggcaCTATCAAGTAGCTGTTAAGTGTCCATTCGGCATTTGTTTTTTaccttaaattttattaatcaataaagacaacaaaacttttttttttaataaataagcaaacttttattctttatttctgTCTTAATTTTAGCTCAAAAAGTTAATGATCGAATTCAATATGCTTTGTTCAAATTAGGAACAAATGCAATATTCCAAATGAATGAATTGCGCTaactatatgtgtgtgtgatagTGTGAgcgtgtgtgagagagagagagagaaaattattGGGTATTTCTGGTATTTATTGATTATTAAAGTGCCAATGGGCTCATGAATCATGATACataaggctttttttttcttctaaataatTACTTCATTGAAACATAAACAAATGATTACAAAAGGGGAGAGGATCTGTCACCATCTTTATCTAACACTCGAGCCACCAAATTAGGAAGACTAGAGAGGGCAACCGGCCCTATCCAATTGAACAAAGTGCCCAGTGGGCCAAAAGATAGGCAGAAGAATtaccacacccccccccccccccccccaaatacacaaaagaaaaaaaaaattgcaaaggTGTTAATAAGTTCCTTTGTATCTGTAAGAACTGCTATACTCCAGACTGGGCTGTTGGATTGAGTTAATTGGGTTGATACGTGGGACTTATTGTGGCCAAGGATCGATTGGAATTTTAACAGGCCTGTAGGGATTGAGTGGTCAATCGATTCCCAGAGGCCTCCTGAAGTGAGGTTGGGCCAATCTCCCACAAGGGCCCAATCTAACTCTGAGTTTGTGgcaatattttataattttaattttaatattttttgttgaacgaattaattaaaatttttttattataaaaagtttGTTGACATTGACAGACTGTCTTTCACTAGTTGTCTAGTTCACGTGCAACTCAGAACTGAGTGCcagttttgtttattattattattatcttttagcttctttttttttttttttttttttttttttttttttttttgatagctaTTATCTTTTAGcttatttgttattaatatatatgttaaagaaaaatcGTTTTCTAACTTactttttaagtgaaataaatCATAGAAAATAAGTTACATCCAACGAAATTATAGTCGTTAttttatccacaaaaaaaaaaaaagaaaaaaaaaagagagttataataataaagataaaacTTGTGATCATGAGCACCCAAAATGTTATCAAACTCAGATTAATAGTATAGCCCCCGTGATATCTGTGGTCCCCAATTTTCGCCGTCCCATACTCCgattgtctttttattttttactacaCATTTTTGTCATTTGCTTATTCATAATTGAGTTAGataattataagtttataacctGAGGGATGGAGAATTCAAACCTTAATTTTCTCTATAAATTAAGGAGCACAATATATAACACTGAATTAGAAGACTCTTGATCCTCTATTGTTTACTCTCATtgttaacaatataaattaTAGGAATGCATCTAGGTTCTAGATTAAAATTTGTGACAACCTAACCTGTAACCCATATATGACTCTTTAGATAAAATGCTATTGGGATTTAAAGAACACTACTCATTTGCAATAACATCATAAACCAAACCTTATGATTAACTTTTGGTGCATGACTGTGAGCAAGAATCCACACAACTATCCACTTTCTCTTCACCTACAAATAGATATGAACCCccaaaatataatgtaaataatttgaagaaaatagaGCTATTaggaagtgagagagagagagagagagtaatacTTGGGAATTCTTTGGTGCTGAAATTGGTGCACAAGGACGAAGCACAACCAAGCTTGCAGAAGTAATCGTTGTCTCTATGGGTAAAGTCTATAGGGAAGCTGGGTTTGATGCAATCTATCAAGCACTTGAAGGGGCAAGAGATAGCTGATTGGTTGGGTGTGATAATACAAAGAATGAAGCAACCCTGGTAGCAACTCTTAAACGAGGCTGTGGACTCCTTCACAAGCACCCCCATCACAAAACAAAGCAGCAGaagtgatatatattttttctccattcttcttttcctttactAAAGGACTACAAGAAATTGCAAGTTGAATATAGACAACTATTTTGTCCAAGACTCCCACGCTTTATAAAGACTCAGTAACTAgctgatcaaaaaaaaaaaaaaaaaagacgcaGTAACTAGTGTTTAGTGGATGCACAGTTTGATGGTGGAGTGAAAATGAGAAGTGAATTATGAAATAGTATAATGATAGATAAAACCACGTACATATATTTGTAGTTTTGTTGtatcaattattattagtttttaacATGTGGCAACGAGATGCTTTTagcataagatttttttttttttttatgtaattttattttaatttggagaGTTATAAGGAGGAGTAATATATTTGAACCTTTAAAATTTccattgaaaataataaaaagaatataaagtgaAAAACGTCCTTAGCAATAAAATGTAACTATGGAAAATTACCAcctctttttgtcttttattccTGGTATAcgtaaatagtaataaataaataaatataaaatgaatagtATCTATATAAATTTACGGAATTACTATTATAAATTTACAAGGTTATTGTAACCacacaattattatatatatatatatatattaaacttgtaaatttatacaattatatattGACTAATGtgagttattttttgataaaattgtgtaaattttatacATTTCTCTATTATGCACCGACTTATGTGAGTGTTCTTAGAGCAATTGCATCAATTGATGCAAAAtcttgcaaaatagaaaaagttgcTCGTcttacaaaatagaaaaacaattttctcattcaaaaccaaaaaaaaaaaaaaaaaatgacgttTTCACTGTTTTCTACTCCACAGCAACCACAACAACAATCACTGTTTCAACCTCAAACTCAGTCTTTTCAACCAAGTAGTCCATTCTTTCCTCAACAACAATAGCAACAGTTGTTTCAACCAcaacagcagcaacaacaatTGTTCCATCCTGAGTCACAGAAAATTCTCCTCTAGATCGAGtatgtttttttctcttatttcctagttcttgattttcttttttcttttttgctatgttttctgtttggttgccgagagaATGTGGAAAAATTAACAGAAACAATGCAAGATtgagtcttttctttttcccactTGTTATAGTCTCTTGGGTTTCTAAATAGAGAAACCTTAAAAATTCAAGCTCTTGATCTCgatttttgatgatttttgaaggttttgatgatttttggggttttgatggtttttattctttgtttgatCAATGGGTGAAGGGAGTGCTTGATGATGGTGCTTGATGATCTGGGTTTTGATTAGTGGCTGATGATGGTGCACGGTTTGCAATGGCTGTGCTTGATGATGGTGGATTGATCATTGATGGTGGCttgggttgtgtgtgagaggattttaagagaagagagaagtgtGAAGGGTGaaggaaataattaaaaatcctaaaagaataaatattttattgaataaatgcgTAGAATAAGTGTGTAAAAATaggtgtgtaaaatagaaaaaataagtttttttttttgcagttgCTCTTAGGTGGTTAATCAAAAcactaaaattttatgattaGCATGGACTCCATACGTCCTTCCACATGAGAGACCTCACCAGGGGGTTGGACTGAATCCGATATTGGGACCAAACTCTATCGGTTCAACATTTATTTCCCCACTCATTTCCCTCTCAAAATTTCTTACCTACACTGTTCAATTGGTTTACTGATTAATCCAAGAAATAACTAGAAATTATAACTGTGTTTGATTATATGAAGGTTACCTTTGAGGCGACCTATAGGCTATATTGTATCTATTTACCTAGTGAATCTAAGTCCAAAGGAAATCAGTCTGAGCAGGGGCAAagttaggaatttttgtttggggccAAGTTGCggtacacacatatatacacacatttttttatttgataagttatatatacacacagaaaagaaaaaagaaaaaaaagagcatagtattttcaataaaaattatgtttgatgacaatcttttataaaataaaattcatttttagtattttcatagtgaaattcttaaaaagtttcattttcaatacaaattatcaaaattttcaaattttatactaaagtaaataaaaaatctttcaattgaactaataaaattttcgaagaaatgaatgaaaaaaaacttGGAGGAATAAGTTATGCTCCAAGCATATTTGAAGCTCGCTTACTTTAACTCATTATATGGGTATTAAAGAGacatttcatgtgtagttttagtgacaatatttttttaataagtcaaTGTCTTGTTAATTGCTACATAACGGGTTGAAAAAGAGAGATCCAAACATGTTTGAtgtcaaaatttatcaaatatttaatagaTATAAGAGCACATTgtacaataaaaagaaaaattgtgacAAATAAAGTATGTCTCTATAACTGttagaccaattttttttttaaagtatcaTAGGACTAATTCAAATATCAAGGGGCCAACTGTTatttttgtagactaaattttgaaaacattaaaataattatatatatagtatataaagaaaaatttaaaaagagaagATAAGAAGAGCACACCAAATCCCATTGGTAGCTGCTTGGCATCTTTGGAGGATGAAACAGAGAAGATCATCACCAACAACTTTGGTGAAAAGACGTAAGGATGCAACGAGGAAAggtaaaatttcatttttttttctttgattgtttgaTCATTTTCTTGTGTGATTCTAACTAATTtcgttcattttttttcttcttctttctttgtttttttttttggatatttcaCTTTAGCTAAGTTGGAGTTGGCCAAACTTGAAGCTCTTGGTACTCAGGGTAATTTTacttctattttcaaaaaactacttcATAGTTATGTTCGTTAAATATAGTTGtgtttttatttctgaaatttgttttctctgtgTGTTTTAGACAATTGCTtaaacaaatttatgaaaattttgtacgGTGAGAAGCTAGAAAGCATGGGTACAGCTCTAGGGCTGCCGCACCTGCACTGGACACTCGGCGACATGCCGATTCGCACCCGACACACCGattcatgttcttttttttttcttcgtttcTCGATTTGCGCCATTTGGGCTGATTTTGGCCGAGTCGCGCTGGTTTGAGCCGATTCGCGCCAATTCAGGCCGACATGCGCCAATTTAGCGTCGATTTAGGCTAAGTCACGCTGATTACGACCAAAATTGGCCgaaatacatgttaaaaaaagGACCAGTTCCTAAGAACTTATTACCTTCAATCAGAAGTTCACATGGGGTGCCTGACAAAAAGCCAATGTAAGTAACATAGaactttcaccaaaaaaaaggaCCAGTTTTGAAAGCTATGTGTAATTTTTGGCGttgaatgtgtaaaattgacaattttttcttattctaaGTTAGTTGAGGCGGGTGGTTTAAGCTTATATAAGTAAGAAAGATTGGGGAGTATTTTGGTACAATCCattgcactaaaaaaaaaaaaaaaagaaccacatTAACTTACAATTATTTAAGatgtgtcttttatttttattttttattttagaaaaagaaaaaagtcaaataaatatatttgagaGACATTCATCTATTTATGTATGTaatattcaattttcttcacTTGTGAATAATGCCTTTCGGGGAAtgcagaaaagaaaattagGACAACAATTAATTTCACACATATTTTGATGACTAcaaatggtgaaaaaaaaagttcaagtcAAAATCTACCAtacaaaataattgtaaaaataagaGTAAAATTAATTATGGCCATGAAATTACACATTTTATATGCATCATATCACCAGAAGCGgtagaaaaaattaattgtaaaaaaatagttaCTCCTCCCAAGTCCCACCGTGAGCAAAAGCCACTCtctttcacttaaaaaatttcgTCCCTCGAGTAAGGCTACTCTCTTTACAGAATCTCCTCTCTGTAACTCTCTAACAAAATACCTCCCGCTCTCTCCCACagtagtatatatataacactacTCTCTCCCTTGAAATCACTCACTACATCCACATAAACAATTTGAAGATAAGAAGAGCACACCAAATCCCATTAGAAGCTGCTTGGCATCTGTGGAGGATGAAACAGAGAAGATCATCACCAACAACTTTGGTGAAAAGACGTAACAATGTAATGAGGAAAggtttaatttcattttttttttctttgattgtttgaTCATTTTCTTGTGTGATTCTAACTAATTTcgttcatttttcttcttcttctttctttgtttattttggatttttcacTTTAGCTAAGTTGGAGTTGGCCGAACTTGAAGCTCTTAGTACTCATGGTAATTTTgcttctattttcaaaaaactacttcATATTAATGTTCTTTAAATATAGTTGTGTTTTTATTTCTACAATTTGTTTTCTCTGTGTTTCAGACAATTGCTTAACCAAATTTATGAAAGTTTTGTACGGTGAGAAGCTAGAAAGCATGGGTGCAGGTCTAGGGCCGCCGCACCTGCACCGGACACTCGACGACATGCCGATTCGCACTCGACACACCGATTcacgttcttt encodes:
- the LOC115989794 gene encoding nuclear pore complex protein NUP50A-like, translating into MGDAENALPPSKKRSAGRELTKDNAGLDDEEDAPEQESGTFKRASEDVLATRRIVKVRRNQTTSAPSSNPFAGISLVPPKESNVASAEVTSEAQAAGEKTVSDDVDGEDDAEKGNEKGKDEENKQLESKDDKAGDESAVDKENAVEENSNIGSEATEPKIDNEQTAKEEKTEDEDKKDDNSEIVNSGAEGTPLSSFQQLSSSKNAFTGLAGTGISTSTFSFGSISKDGSALGTASASLFGVKDDKPFGLAPSNNGSSSIFGASGASTASKSEGSGFPSKQEVVMETGEEQERVVFTADSVMFEFVDGGWKERGKGELKVNVSTTGTEKARLVMRARGNYRLILNASLYPDMKLTNMEKKGITFACVNSASEGKDGLSTFALKFKDASIVEEFRAAVTAHKSKTSEILKTPENSPKASDD